In Paraburkholderia terrae, a genomic segment contains:
- a CDS encoding class I SAM-dependent methyltransferase, with product MSAVDSAFAPVADFTAVKLRQQVAWSTGNYAVVGTTLQIVGENLCEALDVRAGHRVLDVAAGNGNATLAAARRYCDVTSTDYVASLLDSGRARAQAEGLPVQFQQADAEALPYADASFDIVMSTFGVMFTPDQEKAAAELVRVCKPGGRIGLANWTPESFIGQLFKTIGKYIPPPAGVKSPALWGTKARLEELFGANARNIIAASRDFTFRYRSPEHFVDVFRTFYGPMNKAFAALEGEPQAAFLRDLMTLIESRNRSNDATLVLPSEYLEVVVERV from the coding sequence ATGTCCGCTGTTGATTCCGCTTTCGCACCCGTTGCAGACTTCACCGCCGTCAAGCTCCGCCAGCAGGTGGCCTGGTCGACGGGCAACTATGCCGTTGTTGGCACCACGCTGCAAATCGTCGGAGAGAACCTCTGCGAAGCGCTCGATGTACGCGCCGGCCATCGCGTGCTCGACGTTGCCGCCGGCAACGGCAACGCGACACTTGCCGCTGCGCGCCGCTATTGCGACGTCACGTCGACCGACTACGTCGCCTCGCTGCTAGATTCCGGCCGTGCGCGCGCGCAAGCCGAAGGGCTCCCGGTGCAGTTCCAGCAAGCGGACGCTGAAGCGCTGCCCTACGCGGATGCCTCATTCGACATCGTGATGTCGACCTTCGGCGTGATGTTCACGCCTGACCAGGAGAAAGCGGCCGCCGAACTCGTGCGTGTTTGCAAGCCGGGCGGACGGATTGGTCTCGCGAACTGGACGCCGGAGAGTTTCATTGGGCAGCTATTCAAGACGATCGGCAAATACATTCCACCGCCCGCAGGCGTGAAGTCACCCGCGCTCTGGGGCACGAAGGCGCGCCTGGAAGAGCTTTTCGGCGCGAACGCCAGGAACATCATCGCGGCCAGCCGCGATTTCACGTTCCGCTACCGTTCGCCGGAACATTTCGTCGACGTGTTCCGCACGTTCTATGGGCCGATGAACAAGGCGTTTGCCGCGCTCGAAGGCGAGCCGCAGGCGGCGTTTCTTCGCGATCTGATGACACTGATCGAGAGCCGCAACCGCTCGAACGACGCGACGCTCGTCCTGCCGAGCGAGTATCTCGAAGTCGTGGTGGAACGCGTGTGA
- a CDS encoding GFA family protein, translated as MSHADIYRGQCFCGAVQFTLSGAPAGMGYCHCESCRRWSASPINAFTLWSPNALRVTHGAEDISTYNKTPHSYRKWCRLCGGHLFTEHPGLGLIDVYAAVVDDFPYAAGVHVHYPESVLPMNDGLPKLRDLPSEMGGSGISAVE; from the coding sequence ATGAGTCACGCGGACATCTATCGAGGCCAGTGCTTTTGCGGCGCCGTGCAGTTCACGTTGAGTGGAGCACCTGCGGGAATGGGCTATTGCCATTGCGAGTCGTGCCGCCGCTGGTCGGCCAGCCCGATCAATGCATTCACGCTGTGGAGCCCCAACGCACTGCGCGTCACACATGGTGCCGAGGACATCAGCACCTACAACAAGACACCGCACAGTTATCGCAAATGGTGCAGGTTGTGCGGCGGACATCTCTTCACGGAGCATCCCGGACTCGGCCTCATCGATGTCTATGCCGCGGTTGTAGACGACTTCCCGTATGCAGCGGGTGTCCACGTTCACTACCCGGAGTCCGTGCTACCCATGAACGATGGCCTGCCAAAACTCAGGGACCTGCCGAGCGAAATGGGCGGCTCGGGCATTAGTGCTGTCGAGTAA
- a CDS encoding AraC family transcriptional regulator yields the protein MDAFSDVLRVVRLGGAVYLNADLTAPWCVVGEVTSDLCATFLPRAERIVSYHLITEGSCWAALVDDPASAIRVDAGELLVVPQGEAHLMGSSLDIEPAPSDELMAKYLSTSPGEVMTLNFGGGGAHTRIICGFLACDDSLTNPVLSALPRLFKVDMRNDPQSAWLESSLKLAANEAADWRVGSAIVLARLSELLFVKAVQRCIESLPADRKGWLAGVGDRFVGRALAMLHAQPAYGWTVEELARKVGLSRSALAQRFTELLGQPPMQYLARWRLQVAAQTLRDGNQTLAAVAEQVGYESEAAFNRAFKREFGMPPASWRRSKGLADGRDSIDADADTRIGDDSSEERFVAG from the coding sequence ATGGATGCTTTTTCAGATGTCCTTCGCGTGGTGCGTCTCGGTGGTGCGGTGTATCTAAACGCCGACTTAACCGCACCCTGGTGTGTCGTCGGGGAAGTTACGTCGGATTTGTGCGCCACGTTCCTGCCGCGCGCTGAACGCATCGTGTCCTACCACCTCATCACTGAAGGCAGTTGCTGGGCTGCCCTCGTCGACGATCCTGCTTCTGCGATTCGTGTCGACGCAGGAGAACTTCTCGTCGTACCGCAAGGCGAAGCGCATCTGATGGGCAGTTCACTCGACATCGAGCCCGCGCCTTCGGACGAACTCATGGCGAAGTATCTGAGCACCTCGCCGGGCGAAGTGATGACGTTGAATTTCGGCGGTGGTGGTGCGCACACGCGGATCATCTGCGGCTTTCTTGCCTGCGACGATTCATTGACGAACCCGGTCCTTTCGGCGCTGCCTCGACTCTTCAAGGTCGACATGCGCAACGATCCACAATCGGCGTGGCTCGAATCGTCGTTGAAACTTGCCGCCAACGAAGCGGCCGACTGGCGCGTGGGAAGCGCGATCGTGCTCGCACGGCTTTCGGAACTGCTGTTTGTGAAAGCGGTGCAACGTTGCATCGAGTCGCTGCCGGCAGATCGCAAGGGTTGGCTGGCAGGAGTGGGCGATCGTTTCGTTGGCCGCGCACTCGCCATGCTGCATGCGCAACCCGCCTATGGCTGGACCGTCGAAGAACTCGCGCGCAAGGTCGGTCTCTCGCGCTCGGCGCTTGCGCAGCGCTTCACGGAACTGCTTGGCCAGCCGCCAATGCAGTACCTCGCCCGATGGCGCTTGCAGGTCGCAGCGCAGACGTTGCGGGACGGAAACCAGACGCTTGCGGCAGTGGCCGAGCAGGTCGGGTATGAATCGGAGGCCGCATTTAATCGCGCGTTCAAGCGGGAATTCGGCATGCCGCCCGCCAGTTGGCGGCGCAGCAAGGGTCTGGCAGATGGCCGCGATTCGATCGATGCAGACGCCGATACTCGAATCGGTGACGATTCGTCTGAAGAGCGCTTCGTGGCGGGTTAG
- a CDS encoding cupin domain-containing protein, producing the protein MAMSATVSYLRLYADPAGESHFERAFVETFTRNFAPPAPAFNVSAFVPALRNGFLLAPAEWIGDLHPSPLRMWVFVLDGEMEFEASDGEHHRVRPGDALLLEDTSGRGHRSRVIGDTAAKLAVVELEPAREE; encoded by the coding sequence ATGGCCATGTCCGCTACGGTAAGTTACCTGCGACTCTATGCCGACCCCGCAGGCGAATCGCATTTCGAACGTGCATTCGTCGAAACGTTCACACGTAACTTTGCGCCACCCGCACCGGCTTTTAACGTTTCAGCATTCGTACCCGCCTTACGCAACGGCTTCCTGCTGGCACCGGCCGAATGGATCGGTGATTTACATCCATCTCCGCTTCGCATGTGGGTATTCGTTCTCGACGGAGAAATGGAATTCGAGGCCTCTGATGGAGAGCACCACCGCGTCCGGCCCGGCGATGCCCTGCTTCTCGAAGATACAAGCGGTCGGGGACATCGGAGCCGTGTGATCGGCGATACGGCTGCGAAACTTGCGGTCGTCGAACTTGAACCGGCTCGTGAGGAATGA
- a CDS encoding HAD family hydrolase, whose product MNTPSNNDVVFLFDVDNTLLDNDHVLTDLRTHMTRQFGEENSTRYWQIFEDLRSELGYADYLGALQRYRTEHHDDTQLLLMSCYLIDYPFANRVFPGALDALRYASEFGKTAILSDGDVVFQPRKVSRSGLWDEVEGRVLIYIHKELMLDDVIAHYPARHYVMVDDKLRILTAMKEQWGDRLTTIFPRQGHYALDAKEIAKYPDPDITIERIGELTSIDFDALTAKRR is encoded by the coding sequence ATGAACACACCATCCAACAACGACGTTGTCTTTCTGTTCGACGTCGATAACACGCTGCTCGATAACGATCACGTGCTGACTGACCTGCGCACGCACATGACGCGGCAGTTCGGTGAAGAAAATAGCACGCGCTACTGGCAGATCTTCGAGGATCTACGCAGCGAGCTGGGCTATGCGGACTACCTTGGCGCACTGCAGCGCTATCGAACCGAGCACCACGACGACACGCAGCTATTGTTGATGTCGTGCTATCTGATCGATTATCCGTTTGCGAATCGCGTATTCCCCGGTGCGCTTGACGCGCTGCGCTATGCGAGCGAGTTCGGCAAGACGGCGATTCTTTCCGATGGCGACGTCGTGTTCCAGCCGCGCAAGGTCTCGCGCTCGGGCCTGTGGGACGAAGTCGAAGGACGCGTGCTGATCTACATTCACAAGGAGTTGATGCTCGACGACGTGATCGCGCATTATCCGGCGCGCCATTACGTGATGGTCGACGACAAGCTGCGCATCCTCACCGCGATGAAAGAGCAATGGGGCGACCGCCTGACGACGATCTTCCCGCGCCAGGGCCACTACGCGCTCGATGCCAAGGAGATCGCGAAGTATCCCGACCCTGACATTACGATCGAACGAATCGGCGAGCTGACGTCGATCGACTTCGACGCGTTGACGGCCAAGCGGCGTTGA
- a CDS encoding LysR family transcriptional regulator: MLNPLWLRTFATVTTCRSFTEAGKRLDLNQSSVSEHIRRLEESVGRRLFVRDTHSLAMTADGEALLVHANVILQAINRAESQFRKPRLKGRVRLGTSDDIALGALPNVLAAFRAAHPDVELEITIGMTSRLYELLDAGSIDLLVGKRRLGERRGTPLLRSRLEWIARPGTIVDLQQPLPLVLVAEPSVTRAVVLNALAEKGFGWEVVCTSSSHAGCIAAARGGLGLTAKSQYVSARGLAPPVNNASLPALPDVEFIALGAKRLSQPAGTLLELLQSSDLSGEWMSE, translated from the coding sequence ATGCTCAATCCTCTCTGGCTCAGGACGTTCGCCACCGTCACCACCTGCCGCAGCTTTACTGAGGCAGGCAAACGGCTCGACCTGAATCAGTCGAGCGTCAGTGAACATATTCGGCGCCTCGAGGAGAGCGTCGGCAGACGGCTATTCGTGCGCGACACGCATTCGCTCGCGATGACCGCCGACGGCGAAGCGTTGCTCGTACATGCCAACGTGATCCTGCAGGCCATCAATCGCGCCGAATCGCAGTTCCGCAAGCCGAGGCTGAAGGGGCGCGTGCGCCTGGGCACATCCGACGATATCGCGCTCGGCGCATTGCCGAACGTGCTGGCCGCGTTTCGCGCGGCTCATCCCGACGTGGAACTGGAGATCACGATCGGCATGACGAGCCGCCTGTATGAACTGCTCGATGCCGGTTCGATCGATCTGCTGGTCGGCAAGCGACGCCTGGGCGAGCGGCGCGGCACGCCGTTACTGCGCTCGCGGCTCGAATGGATTGCGCGGCCCGGTACGATCGTCGATCTCCAACAGCCGTTGCCGCTGGTGCTCGTCGCTGAGCCGAGCGTGACGCGCGCCGTCGTGCTGAATGCGCTCGCCGAGAAAGGCTTCGGCTGGGAAGTGGTATGCACGAGCAGCAGTCACGCGGGCTGCATCGCTGCTGCGCGCGGCGGCTTGGGGTTGACGGCGAAATCGCAATACGTGTCCGCGCGCGGGCTCGCGCCGCCCGTGAACAATGCGAGCTTGCCCGCCCTACCCGACGTCGAATTCATCGCGCTGGGCGCGAAGCGGCTCAGTCAGCCGGCGGGCACGCTGCTGGAGTTGCTGCAAAGCAGCGATCTGAGCGGCGAATGGATGAGCGAATAG
- the mdtD gene encoding multidrug transporter subunit MdtD, translating into MTRDSSHTALLWIVAAAFFMQALDTTIVNTALPSMAQSLHASPLAMQPVVVSYSLTMALLTPASGWFADRFGTRRVYFAAILVFVLGSVCCAGAHTLDQLVIARVLQGVGGSMLLPIGRLAVLRRVPGEQYVSALAFVSIAGQVGPIVGPTLGGWLTQAISWHWIFLVNVPVGAIGLIAVQHFLPHDNASHPPPFDFIGCGLLSLAMILLSLAIDPPMSTYRVEWSVGLAMAGVVAALAYIPHARSSERPLFRLALFSEPNFSVGLIGNLLCRIGSSAVPFMLPLLMQVQLGYSPLRSGMMMLPAAIAGTVSKQWIAPLIKRFGYSAFLLVNTMIVGSTIVAFALVSKQSTPLLEIALLAVFGAANSMQFAAMNSVTLKGLSHADAGSGNSLFSMVQMLAIAMGVSIGGGLVNLFSADVGSAATGFMLSFVCVGVITLLSALVFRRLDVSPARPAVAARTAR; encoded by the coding sequence ATGACCCGCGATTCCTCACACACCGCGCTACTCTGGATCGTCGCCGCTGCCTTCTTCATGCAGGCGCTCGACACGACCATCGTCAACACTGCGCTGCCTTCGATGGCGCAAAGCCTTCACGCATCGCCACTCGCAATGCAACCCGTCGTCGTCTCGTACTCGCTGACGATGGCGCTTCTCACACCCGCCTCTGGCTGGTTCGCCGACCGCTTCGGCACGCGCCGCGTGTACTTCGCCGCGATTCTCGTGTTCGTGTTGGGGTCGGTGTGCTGCGCGGGCGCGCACACGCTGGATCAACTCGTGATCGCGCGCGTGTTGCAAGGCGTCGGCGGTTCGATGCTGCTGCCTATCGGGCGGCTTGCCGTGTTGCGCCGCGTGCCGGGCGAGCAGTACGTATCCGCGCTCGCGTTCGTTTCGATTGCGGGGCAGGTCGGGCCGATCGTCGGGCCGACGCTGGGCGGCTGGCTCACGCAAGCCATTTCGTGGCACTGGATTTTCCTCGTCAACGTGCCCGTCGGCGCGATCGGCCTGATCGCCGTGCAGCATTTCCTGCCGCACGACAACGCAAGCCATCCGCCGCCGTTCGATTTCATCGGCTGCGGTCTGCTTTCGCTCGCGATGATCCTGCTGTCGCTCGCGATCGATCCGCCGATGAGCACCTATCGCGTCGAATGGTCAGTGGGTCTCGCGATGGCGGGCGTCGTCGCAGCGCTGGCTTACATTCCGCATGCACGTTCGAGCGAGCGGCCGCTGTTCAGGCTCGCGCTATTCAGCGAACCGAATTTCAGCGTCGGTTTGATCGGCAACCTGCTGTGCCGGATCGGATCGAGTGCGGTGCCGTTCATGCTGCCGCTGCTGATGCAGGTGCAGCTCGGTTATTCGCCGCTGCGCTCGGGGATGATGATGCTGCCCGCCGCCATCGCCGGCACCGTGTCGAAGCAATGGATCGCGCCGCTCATCAAGCGCTTCGGCTATTCGGCGTTTCTGCTCGTCAATACGATGATCGTCGGCTCGACGATCGTCGCGTTCGCACTCGTGTCGAAACAGTCGACACCGCTGCTGGAAATCGCGCTGCTCGCCGTGTTCGGCGCGGCCAACTCGATGCAGTTCGCCGCGATGAACAGCGTGACGCTCAAGGGCCTGTCGCATGCGGATGCGGGCAGCGGCAACAGCCTGTTTTCGATGGTGCAGATGCTGGCGATCGCGATGGGCGTGTCGATTGGCGGCGGGCTGGTCAACCTGTTTTCTGCTGACGTGGGCTCGGCGGCGACGGGATTCATGCTGAGCTTCGTTTGCGTCGGCGTGATCACGCTGCTGTCGGCGCTCGTGTTCCGGCGGCTCGATGTATCGCCGGCGCGGCCTGCCGTCGCGGCGCGGACGGCGCGCTGA
- a CDS encoding LysR family transcriptional regulator, giving the protein MRDIDLKTLRLVVAVCEHKNMARAAHDEHIEPSAVSKRIAQLESDLGVPLFTRSRRGVQPTPAGVALLEHARSVLFTMDRIASDVAAFGSGLRGSVSVCASASAIAESLLDDVASFMSMPAHENIRVHVEEWLSHDLVRRLREGAASVGVCWDNVDLEGLEHRPYREDRLALAVHPDHPLAKRSTLRFAETLGYEHVGLPPTTSVHMMLQRAAARAGGTVSYRAVVSNFDAAFRVVAAKLGISVIPQVVGDTYARILDVRVIPLTDEWAKRNFVVCFRDFESLQPAAQRMVDHLVERAQHTHVPR; this is encoded by the coding sequence GTGCGCGACATTGATCTGAAAACCTTGCGGCTCGTGGTGGCCGTGTGCGAGCACAAGAACATGGCGCGCGCCGCGCACGACGAGCACATCGAGCCTTCTGCCGTCAGCAAGCGGATTGCGCAACTGGAAAGCGATCTGGGCGTGCCACTCTTCACGCGCTCGCGACGCGGCGTGCAGCCCACACCCGCCGGCGTCGCACTGCTCGAACATGCGCGTAGCGTGCTGTTCACGATGGACCGGATTGCGAGCGACGTCGCCGCATTCGGCAGCGGTCTGCGCGGCAGCGTCAGCGTGTGCGCGTCGGCATCGGCGATTGCGGAAAGCCTGCTCGACGATGTCGCCTCGTTCATGAGCATGCCGGCGCACGAGAACATCCGCGTGCATGTCGAGGAGTGGCTGTCGCACGATCTCGTGCGGCGCTTGCGCGAAGGCGCCGCGTCCGTCGGTGTGTGCTGGGACAACGTGGATCTCGAAGGGCTCGAGCATCGGCCGTATCGCGAGGACCGGCTCGCGCTGGCCGTGCATCCCGATCATCCGCTGGCAAAGCGCTCGACGCTACGCTTCGCGGAAACGCTGGGCTACGAGCACGTCGGACTGCCGCCGACGACATCCGTACACATGATGCTGCAACGCGCCGCCGCGCGCGCTGGCGGCACGGTGTCATATCGGGCGGTGGTATCGAATTTCGATGCCGCGTTTCGCGTGGTGGCCGCGAAGCTCGGCATCAGCGTGATACCGCAGGTGGTTGGCGACACGTACGCGCGCATTCTCGACGTGCGTGTCATTCCGTTGACGGACGAATGGGCAAAGCGGAATTTCGTGGTGTGCTTTCGCGATTTCGAATCGCTACAGCCTGCTGCGCAGCGCATGGTCGATCATCTCGTCGAGCGGGCGCAGCACACGCATGTGCCACGATGA
- a CDS encoding hydroxymethylglutaryl-CoA lyase: protein MPPFPSNVVIREVGLRDGLQSIQTILPTQRKIEWIADAYAAGQREIEVGSFVPARLLPQLADTAELVAFAKTLPDLRVSVLVPNLKGAERAIDSRADLMLVPLSASHAHSLANLRKTPDEVIAEVARMRAARDAAGSKTLIEGGIGTAFGCTIQGAVDQSDVLRCMQSLLDAGADFVSIADTVGYASPAAVRDLFEKARHIAGDRFCCGHFHDTRGLALANVYAALEAGVARFDATLAGIGGCPHAPGASGNASSEDLAFMLADMGIETGIDIERLLALRAKVAQWLPDETLHGSLWLAGLPKTFANHTAIA, encoded by the coding sequence ATGCCCCCATTCCCATCGAACGTCGTGATCCGCGAAGTCGGCTTGCGCGACGGGCTGCAAAGTATCCAGACCATTCTTCCGACGCAACGGAAAATCGAATGGATCGCCGATGCGTATGCCGCCGGTCAGCGCGAAATCGAAGTCGGTTCCTTCGTGCCCGCGCGTCTGTTGCCGCAACTGGCCGATACGGCGGAACTCGTCGCGTTCGCGAAGACGCTGCCGGATTTACGCGTGTCGGTGCTGGTGCCCAACCTGAAAGGCGCCGAGCGCGCCATCGATTCACGCGCCGACCTGATGCTCGTGCCGCTGTCCGCGAGCCACGCGCATAGCCTCGCGAATCTGCGCAAAACGCCCGACGAAGTGATCGCCGAAGTCGCGCGCATGCGGGCGGCGCGTGACGCTGCGGGTTCGAAGACGTTGATCGAAGGCGGCATCGGCACTGCGTTCGGCTGCACGATTCAAGGCGCCGTCGATCAGTCCGACGTGTTGCGCTGCATGCAGTCGCTGCTCGATGCGGGCGCGGATTTCGTGAGTATCGCGGACACCGTCGGCTATGCGAGCCCTGCCGCCGTGCGCGATCTGTTCGAGAAAGCGCGGCACATCGCGGGCGACCGCTTCTGCTGCGGCCATTTCCACGACACGCGCGGTCTCGCGCTTGCGAATGTCTACGCGGCGCTGGAGGCGGGCGTTGCGCGCTTCGATGCGACGCTCGCGGGCATCGGCGGCTGTCCGCATGCGCCGGGCGCGAGCGGCAATGCATCGAGCGAAGACCTCGCGTTCATGCTCGCGGACATGGGCATCGAAACGGGCATCGACATCGAACGGCTTCTGGCGTTGCGCGCAAAGGTCGCGCAGTGGTTGCCGGACGAAACGCTGCACGGCTCGCTGTGGCTCGCGGGCTTGCCCAAAACCTTTGCCAATCACACTGCTATTGCCTGA
- a CDS encoding CaiB/BaiF CoA transferase family protein → MNTSTRLPLDGVRVIEFTHMVMGPTCGMILADLGAEVIKIEPPGGDKTRKLPGLGIGFFRTFNRNKKSVVLDINTPEGHAAAEELIGQCDVMLENFRPGLMTKLGLDYDTLSKKFPRLIYVSHKGFLPGPYEKRLALDEVVQMMGGLSYMTGPVGRPLRAGTSVNDIMGGMFGAIGVLAALRERDFTGRGQEVQSALFENCVFLSGQHMQQYAMTHEAPPPMPSRVSAWSVYDVFTLANDEQLFIGAVSDKQFVTLCDVIGRPDLAEEPQFADNAMRVAVRPELLARLGDILKHHRTDELAPKLEAAGIPYAPIVRPDQLFDDPHLKQSGGLVPMQTDDGDTTEVVLLPLTMGGRRPGVRQALAKVGEHTQEILARLTGRAAA, encoded by the coding sequence ATGAACACTTCCACTCGACTGCCTCTCGACGGCGTGCGCGTCATCGAATTCACTCACATGGTCATGGGCCCGACGTGCGGGATGATCCTCGCGGATCTTGGCGCGGAGGTCATCAAGATCGAACCGCCCGGCGGCGACAAGACGCGCAAGCTGCCGGGTCTCGGCATTGGCTTTTTCCGCACGTTCAATCGCAACAAGAAGAGCGTCGTGCTCGATATCAACACGCCGGAAGGCCACGCAGCCGCTGAAGAACTGATCGGTCAGTGCGACGTGATGCTCGAAAATTTCCGGCCTGGTCTGATGACGAAACTCGGCCTCGATTACGACACGTTGTCGAAGAAGTTTCCGCGCCTGATTTACGTGTCGCACAAAGGCTTTCTGCCGGGGCCGTATGAAAAGCGCCTCGCACTGGATGAAGTCGTGCAGATGATGGGCGGGCTTTCTTATATGACCGGGCCAGTGGGGCGGCCGTTGCGCGCGGGTACGTCGGTCAACGACATCATGGGCGGCATGTTCGGCGCGATCGGCGTGCTGGCCGCGTTGCGCGAGCGCGATTTCACCGGGCGCGGACAGGAAGTGCAAAGCGCGCTGTTCGAGAACTGCGTGTTTCTCTCTGGCCAGCATATGCAGCAATACGCGATGACGCATGAAGCGCCGCCGCCGATGCCGTCGCGCGTATCGGCGTGGAGCGTCTACGACGTGTTCACGCTGGCGAATGACGAGCAACTGTTCATCGGCGCAGTGAGCGACAAGCAGTTCGTCACGCTTTGCGACGTGATCGGACGGCCCGATCTGGCCGAGGAACCGCAATTCGCGGACAACGCGATGCGAGTCGCCGTGCGTCCTGAACTGCTCGCACGGCTTGGCGACATCCTCAAGCATCATCGCACCGACGAACTCGCGCCGAAGCTCGAAGCAGCGGGCATTCCTTACGCGCCGATCGTGCGTCCCGACCAACTGTTCGACGATCCGCATCTGAAGCAAAGCGGCGGCCTCGTGCCGATGCAAACCGACGACGGCGACACGACGGAAGTCGTGCTGCTTCCGCTGACGATGGGCGGCCGCCGGCCCGGCGTGCGTCAGGCGCTGGCGAAGGTCGGTGAGCATACGCAAGAGATTCTGGCGCGGCTGACGGGCAGAGCGGCCGCCTGA
- a CDS encoding MFS transporter: MQRTITADNPPFAPSGAQTHLRAAAALSARMDRLPVTRHLWMLVLLISLGGFFEVYDLIFTGYIAPGMAKSGLLKTTTESFFGLQGIAGFIASTFAGLFVGTFCFGWLPDRFGRRKVFTISLLWYSIGSAIMAFQTSPEGLILWRFITGIGVGIEIVTIDSYITELVPQHMRGRAMAFNQAVMFAAAPAAAILSYWLVPITLAGIDGWRWVVLLGSAGAVIVWFIRLVVPESPRWLASHGHVERGERVVRKMEEMALKQTGRALPAPLPVVEQSVHRRASLAELWQPPYRSRLIMLIIFNFCQAIGYYGFANWVPTLLIGQGITVTKSLLYSFIIAIALPCGPLLAMLFADRVQRKWLIVGSAFAVVVFGLMFGQVRTVMPLIVLGVLISLAGQTISVCYHAYQAELFPTRVRCRANGIVYSASRVGAMMSGFMIAHLLREFGVAGVFVGITACMLVVMISIGGFGPKTNGMRLEELCH, encoded by the coding sequence ATGCAGCGTACCATCACAGCAGACAATCCTCCGTTTGCGCCTTCCGGTGCACAGACCCATTTGCGCGCCGCTGCGGCGTTGTCGGCGCGGATGGATCGCTTGCCCGTCACGCGGCACCTATGGATGCTCGTGCTGCTGATTTCGCTTGGCGGCTTCTTCGAGGTCTACGACCTGATTTTCACCGGCTATATCGCGCCGGGCATGGCGAAGAGCGGGCTGCTCAAGACCACGACGGAATCGTTCTTCGGCCTTCAGGGCATTGCAGGATTTATTGCATCGACGTTCGCGGGCCTGTTCGTCGGCACGTTCTGCTTCGGCTGGCTGCCGGACCGCTTCGGGCGTCGCAAGGTCTTCACGATTTCGCTGCTGTGGTATTCGATCGGCTCCGCGATCATGGCGTTTCAGACCTCGCCGGAAGGGCTGATCCTGTGGCGCTTCATCACGGGCATCGGCGTTGGAATCGAGATCGTGACGATCGACAGCTATATCACCGAACTCGTACCCCAGCATATGCGCGGCCGCGCGATGGCGTTCAATCAGGCCGTCATGTTCGCTGCCGCGCCTGCCGCCGCGATTCTCTCGTACTGGCTCGTGCCGATTACGTTGGCGGGTATCGATGGCTGGCGCTGGGTCGTGCTGCTGGGCTCCGCTGGCGCGGTGATCGTGTGGTTCATCCGGCTCGTCGTGCCGGAAAGTCCACGTTGGCTCGCAAGTCACGGACACGTCGAACGCGGCGAGCGCGTGGTCAGGAAAATGGAAGAGATGGCCCTAAAGCAGACGGGCCGCGCGCTCCCCGCGCCGCTTCCCGTCGTCGAGCAGTCGGTGCATCGGCGAGCGTCGCTGGCCGAGTTGTGGCAGCCGCCGTACCGTTCGCGTCTCATCATGTTGATCATATTCAACTTCTGCCAGGCGATCGGTTATTACGGATTCGCGAACTGGGTGCCGACGCTGCTGATCGGTCAGGGCATCACCGTGACGAAGAGCTTGCTGTATTCGTTCATCATCGCGATTGCGCTGCCTTGCGGACCTTTGCTCGCGATGCTATTCGCCGACAGGGTCCAGCGCAAATGGCTGATCGTCGGCTCCGCGTTTGCAGTCGTCGTGTTTGGGCTGATGTTCGGCCAGGTGAGAACGGTGATGCCGCTGATCGTGCTGGGCGTGCTCATCAGCCTCGCGGGACAGACCATCTCCGTTTGCTATCACGCGTACCAGGCCGAACTGTTTCCGACGCGTGTCCGTTGCCGCGCGAATGGGATCGTTTATTCCGCAAGCCGCGTCGGCGCGATGATGTCGGGTTTCATGATCGCGCATCTGCTGCGTGAGTTCGGCGTAGCCGGCGTGTTCGTCGGAATTACGGCGTGTATGCTCGTCGTGATGATTTCGATTGGCGGTTTCGGGCCGAAGACGAACGGCATGCGGCTTGAAGAACTGTGCCATTGA